Below is a window of Trichocoleus desertorum ATA4-8-CV12 DNA.
AAGTGTGACCTAGGGTACATCCTATCAATATCTCTACATTGACTGATTGATTATTTGCGCTAGCTCGTTTCACCTCGTTCAACTACAGCTCACCTTTGTGGTTGGTAACTCGCGATCACACGACCTGCGCCGCGTAGTTGTCGATAATAAGCTTGGCTCACAATATCTCCCTGCTCAGACAGGCGATCGCTCTCAATCCCATTTCGACCCTGCTCTTTGCCAGAACTATGAAGATAAGACTGATCTCCCACATATAGCCCCACATGCGTTGCTTTTTCTGGAGAACCAAAGAAAACTAGATCTCCTGGTTGTAAGGCGGTCATGGCGATCGCTTGAGTAAATGCTTCTTGTTGATAGGCGTCTCGCGGTAATTGAATCCCGACAGACGCAAAAGCGGCCTGCATCAACCCAGAGCAATCATAATTTGGCCCTACAGTGCCGCCCCAGAAATAGTAATTGGGTTGCTCCATCGCTTTGTAGACGAAAGCGATCGCTTCTGGCAGTCGAGCTTGAATTTCTGTAGCATTGAGTGCGATCGCTTGGTAGGGCATAGGGGCCACAACAAGTTCGCGAATATCTGTTGTCCGTAACCACCCTGGATAGTCATCTTCACACAAACGCACTTGAATAGCGGCGCTATCAGCAGTCCTAGGGGTTGTAGCTGGCAAGGAGATAATTTGTAGATGTCTGCCAACCGCAGCTTGAGTGGCTAAGCGATCGCTTTCTGGCCCGTCATAAAGGTTTAAGTTGGCTTGGCACTGATACTCTAGCTTTTGAGCAGGATCAGTATTGAAAGTCGCTTGTAAATCGCTCAAAGAAACCATTGATCAACAAATTGAGTGGGGATAGGGGGATAGGCCCTTAGCTATTATGCATTCGGGTTCTGAAACCAGGTACGGTGGAAAAGTACTCATATCATTGGCACTATTCAAAATTAATTGTGTGATCGCAAGCTATTCTGCTGCAATCTAGTCATCTGTTTACTGAGTTCATCCATCAAGTCAAAATGACATTTTTCCGCAAAGACGAACAACTGCAAACTTTAGGCGATCGCGTCCTAGAAGCTACCTGGGCCGAATTTTCTGGCTTAGCTCGTAATCAAATTGCCCTAACCTGGATTGTCTACGATGCCCCAGTTTCCGTGAATACCGGAGGAGCCTTAAGCCCAGAAGCCTTCTGGAACCACGAAGTTAGAGGCTTTAGCTATAGAGGTCTAGAGCGGATCTATCCGGCAAGTATCGTGAAGTTGTTTTACCTAGTCGCGATGCACGAATGGCTAGAGAAAGGCATGATTCAGTCGTCAGCGGAATTGGAGCGAGCGGCCCGCGACATGATTGTAGATTCCAGTAACGATGCCACCAGTTTAGTGGTCGATGTTTTGACTGGCACTACCAGCGGCCCAGAACTACCCCCTGGCCCCTTTGAAACTTGGAAGCAGCAGCGCAATCTGGTGAACCGCTATTTTCAATCCTTGGGCTGGCCAGAACTGGAAACCGTTAATCTCAACCAGAAAACTTGGTGCGATGGTGCTTACGGTCGCGAGCGGGCCTTCCTCGGAGAACTGATAGAAAACCGCAATATGCTGACGACAGAAGCAACGGCGCGTTTGGTTCATGGCATTGTGGGAGGGGTGGCTGTTTCGTCCGAGCGATCGCAAGCCATGATGGCATTGATGAAGCGCAGTCTCAACCCGAACGATTTGGCAGCAGATCCCGAAAATCAAGTGACTGGTTTTTTAGGCGCAGGTGTTGCTCAGTCAGCCCAGGTTTGGTCTAAGGCAGGGCTTACCAGCCAAGTGCGTCACGATGCCGCCTATATCGAGTCAGATGGGAAACAGCCTTACTTATTAGTTGTGTTTACAGAGGGCAAAGCCCATAGCCAAAACGAAGCGATCTTGCCATTTGTGTCGCAGCAAATCGTGGCTGTGATGGATGACCTTAGCGGTGTTAAAGATTAAAGCTATAGCAGTACTGATAAAGGTTAAGACGGGGTGCAGGGGTGAAACCCCTGGCTGGGGGCGAAGCCCCCACACCCCCTTTGCCCCAAACTTGATGCGTAGCACTATAACTACGGAGGAGCCATTAAAGCTTCGGTAAAAGTCGCTACAAGCTGATAATCCTGCCAAACAGGTTCAAATGGAATCTATGTCTTAAGAATGTGTCGAAATTGTTCAAAATTCCCTAAATTGGGGGAACGGTGACCAATTTGCCGATACATTTACCTATAGCAAAAGATAAACGTGAGCTAGCTAAAACTATAGATTGACCTAGTTTTAGTTCAACACACATTGAGGAGTGCCTGTGAATATTACTTTTTTCGGACGTGTTTCTTCCTTACTCAGCCTCAGCGCTCTATTAATGGTTTGTGGTACCTTGTCGGCCCAAGCAGAAACTGTGGATGTGACTGCAACCTCAGATTCCAACTCGGCAGATACTTACTCCTTCAGCACCACATCTCCAGTGTTATTTGCCAACCACACTGAATCTACTAGCCCTTTGGGTACGATTCAGGCAGAAACTGCTCCCACGGAAATGGCACCTGCAACAGTCGCAGACGTATCTGACGTATCTACAGATATGCCTGCGGAAACAGCAAAATTAGCACCAGTCCCAGGAACCACTGCTACATCTGCTCAAGTGTTAACTGAACAAACTGCTACTCCTTCTAGCCCAGTCGAAGCGATCGCTCCTACCACTGAAACGGAAGCGCCTAAAGTCGCTCAATCGATTGAGCCTGGTCGTGCTACCCGTTCTGGCTCTAGCTATATTGGTGCGGGTCTGAATGTGGGCATTACTGGGGATACAGCGCTGGGTGATACGAACTTCACAGTCCTCAGCAAGATTGGATTAACTCCTACCATCTCGGTCAGACCTTCAGTGATGATTGGCGATGATGCTGATATCTTGATCCCAGTTACTTTAGACTTCCCTAGCTACACGACTGATGATGTAGGCATTTCTGTCGCTCCCTATGTGGGCGCAGGGGTTGCCATCACAACTGGAGATAGTGATGTAGTTAGGCTGCTGCTGACTGGTGGTGTAGACGTGCCTCTGACTCCACAATTCACTGCCACTGCTGCTGTGAATGCCGCTGTATTGGACGATACAGACATTGGCCTTCTGTTAGGAGTTGGCTATAACTTCACTTCTCGGTAAGTTCTAGTCATCCCTTAGGAAATTTAAAACCCCCTGCTAGCTCGTAACAGCTTCAGGGGGTTTAGTTTAAGGCCGATTAACAATTAATTACCAATGAGGGCGATCGCCAGTCTTTAAACGGGTCTAGCTCTCGCGCCTACTCTTTACTCAGGTTGCACTTTACCAACATTGGCTAACGTGCCATCGTCTTTGACGCTCCAAACATCGTAGCTACCGACAACATCTCCATTTTCGTCAATGTCAACGTTGCCGCTAGCACCTTGGTAGTTAATGTCTTGGCCTGCCCGCAAGAGTTTTAATCCTTCACAGACATCCGAGATTTCGGTTCCGGGCGCATTGGCTACATCCCGCAACTTGCTTTGAATGCCTGCTCCCGTGTTAGCTTTAGCTGCTTCTGCCGCTAGCATTAACAGAGCTGTGGCATCCCAAGAATGCGGGACGTAAGCACTCACGGCTTGACCTTTCTTTTCCTGCCAGAGTTGGGCTAAGGCATCTAAAGACTTGCCATCGGCTCCAGGCACGGTTCCGATCGCGTTGGTAATGATGAATTTACCGTCACTCGTTTTGCCGACCTGTTTGGGAAATTCATCACTCTTGACGCCATCGGTCAGCATAACCTGCACCCCTTCCGTCAAGCCTTGCTCATAAGCAGACTTCAATAATAGGCTACCTGTCTCGGCGTAGAGAACTGCCACAACTGCGTCCGGTTTGCCCCCAAAGGCAGCGGCGGCTTCAGTTTCAAAGGTGGTGGCTTTAGGATCGTAGCGAGTGGGTCTGGCTTCATTGACCACTGTACCGCCTTGTTTCTTAAAGGCTTCCACAAATTCTTTTTCGAAGCCAACTCCGTAGTCGTTGTTGATCACGATGGTCGAAACTCGTTTGAAGCCGCGATCGCTCGCCAACTTAGCCAAAGCTCTGGCTTGATAGGTATCGGGGGGTGCGGTTCGAGCCCAGTATCCTTGAAAGTCACCTTTTTTCGCCCGTTCTGTAAAGACAGGGCTGGTGCTTCCGGGTGAAATCAGCATTACCTGGTTGCGAGCAGCCACATCCACAGCGGCGCTAGAAACGCTACTGGCAAATGAGCCGACCACGCCAGCGACTCTATCCGCTTCAGCCAGCTTCGTCATCCCTTCGGCACCTGCGGTGGGATCAGTTTGGTCATCCTCGGCTACCAGCGTTACAGGTTCACCATTCACTCCTCCACATTGGTTAGCTTTTTCCACGGCCAAGGGCACAGAAGCTAACATGGCTTGACCGATGGGCGCTAAGTCCCCTGTAGCTGGCAGCAGAGAACCAATTTTTAATCCCTTGGCATTCGTTGTAGAGGCAGTCGAGTTATTTTGGCCTTGGCTGCCTTGATTGGTGTTAGTCGCATCTTGGCAGGCAGTCGCTAATAAACCTGTAATTAAAGTTGTGATGGCTAAAGTGATTGCTAGGCGCGGCCTCAGACCACTTGCTGAAGCAAAATTTTTCATTTGAACCCAGTACTCTTCTATGGTGCAAATGAATCATGACTGAATTGCTGGGGAAACTCAAGTTTGTGATGAGCAGACTGCTAAAAACAAAAAAGGCCCAGATATTTCTGAGCCTCAGTCGTAAATGTTCTTTTGGAACGGAGAGGGAGGGATTCGAACCCTCGGTACGGTCTTACGATTCGTACAACAGATTAGCAATCTGCCGCTTTCGACCACTCAGCCACCTCTCCAGGGTGACGGTAAACTATCATAGCAGACTTTTCTCAAAACGAACACAGCAATCTGTAACTTTTGGCAGACAGTGTGCTGGCTCTGCGGTAAGTCGCGGCCATGAAGCTTAATCATTCTACCCCACAGTTGCAGTTATTTAGCTATTTTTTTCAGAGAGCGTATGAAAAGTTGGTTTTGGTTGTCTTCCTGGGTTTGCTGACAAAGCTGAGAGTTTCAAACCTGCCAGCAACCTGTACCAGATCGAATAGGTGCAGCTTATGGTTCGGCTGGATACAGTTTGGATTGGCTTGGGTGGTTATGCTGCTAAGCGCAAGCGATCGCGAGTTGTATAGATCACAACAATTTGTGAACAAGGCAACGCCCCTATGCAGAGGTGGAACCCCTGCACCCCGTTCGATCAAAAAGGATTGCTATATCTCGCAACTCCTTCGTAGATTTGATACTAATTCGTTAAATTTCAGAGGTAGAGTGCTTGTTCATTGCATCTTCCGGTGCGGTTCCTCAGTTGATGACAAGTAAATTTTGCTGTTCAAAAATTAATATTTTCTTTATTCATCTAGCCTTTGCTGAAGCATCTACCGAAATCATCCCTCGGCTAATACAGGTGGCGTACAGGGTGCCAGGAACTGCCTCTTAGGCATAACTTGTTACTCTGTTTTCCTACTGAGGGCGTTATTCTAGTGTGAT
It encodes the following:
- a CDS encoding C40 family peptidase; this encodes MVSLSDLQATFNTDPAQKLEYQCQANLNLYDGPESDRLATQAAVGRHLQIISLPATTPRTADSAAIQVRLCEDDYPGWLRTTDIRELVVAPMPYQAIALNATEIQARLPEAIAFVYKAMEQPNYYFWGGTVGPNYDCSGLMQAAFASVGIQLPRDAYQQEAFTQAIAMTALQPGDLVFFGSPEKATHVGLYVGDQSYLHSSGKEQGRNGIESDRLSEQGDIVSQAYYRQLRGAGRVIASYQPQR
- a CDS encoding class A beta-lactamase-related serine hydrolase, with the translated sequence MTFFRKDEQLQTLGDRVLEATWAEFSGLARNQIALTWIVYDAPVSVNTGGALSPEAFWNHEVRGFSYRGLERIYPASIVKLFYLVAMHEWLEKGMIQSSAELERAARDMIVDSSNDATSLVVDVLTGTTSGPELPPGPFETWKQQRNLVNRYFQSLGWPELETVNLNQKTWCDGAYGRERAFLGELIENRNMLTTEATARLVHGIVGGVAVSSERSQAMMALMKRSLNPNDLAADPENQVTGFLGAGVAQSAQVWSKAGLTSQVRHDAAYIESDGKQPYLLVVFTEGKAHSQNEAILPFVSQQIVAVMDDLSGVKD
- a CDS encoding ABC transporter substrate-binding protein produces the protein MKNFASASGLRPRLAITLAITTLITGLLATACQDATNTNQGSQGQNNSTASTTNAKGLKIGSLLPATGDLAPIGQAMLASVPLAVEKANQCGGVNGEPVTLVAEDDQTDPTAGAEGMTKLAEADRVAGVVGSFASSVSSAAVDVAARNQVMLISPGSTSPVFTERAKKGDFQGYWARTAPPDTYQARALAKLASDRGFKRVSTIVINNDYGVGFEKEFVEAFKKQGGTVVNEARPTRYDPKATTFETEAAAAFGGKPDAVVAVLYAETGSLLLKSAYEQGLTEGVQVMLTDGVKSDEFPKQVGKTSDGKFIITNAIGTVPGADGKSLDALAQLWQEKKGQAVSAYVPHSWDATALLMLAAEAAKANTGAGIQSKLRDVANAPGTEISDVCEGLKLLRAGQDINYQGASGNVDIDENGDVVGSYDVWSVKDDGTLANVGKVQPE